In Acinetobacter sp. WCHAc010034, a genomic segment contains:
- a CDS encoding HlyD family secretion protein produces MNQDQSTPDPQNSPASSELPAESAAPASAAEQNATADSAAQEAVAAKAPADQPAAENADAKKSGALKAAGLTTLILLLSLIAFGLWKSYQPKALELQGRVEAETIHVSTKVPSRIEEIYVQDGQKVEKGQELVRLYSPEVDAKKQQALAALQSALALQATADRGSQEENIATLHANWQAVKAQQALAQSTYQRGAKLFQEGVISRQRRDELHAAAVSAAGMTEASYQQYARAKRGSTPEQKSSADAQVEIAKAAVAEANALEAETKLLAPIRGTVSKTYGKASELVAMGVPVVSIIEDDDLWVSLNVREDQYQSVYTAKTMNGYIPALGQNAAFEIKHIDAEGEFATIKTTRQTGGYDIRSFKVHLAPAQAIPGLKAGMSVLFKVTEAQ; encoded by the coding sequence ATGAATCAAGATCAAAGCACGCCTGATCCGCAAAACAGCCCTGCTTCTTCTGAGCTGCCAGCAGAGAGCGCCGCGCCAGCCAGTGCAGCGGAACAGAACGCAACAGCGGATAGCGCCGCGCAGGAAGCCGTCGCAGCCAAGGCCCCGGCGGATCAGCCGGCCGCAGAAAATGCCGATGCGAAAAAATCCGGCGCGCTTAAAGCTGCTGGCCTGACGACGCTGATTCTGCTGCTGAGCCTGATCGCTTTCGGCTTATGGAAAAGCTATCAGCCGAAAGCGCTTGAACTGCAAGGCCGCGTTGAAGCCGAAACCATCCATGTATCCACCAAAGTCCCAAGCCGCATAGAAGAAATTTATGTGCAGGATGGGCAGAAAGTGGAAAAAGGCCAGGAGCTGGTGCGCCTGTACAGCCCGGAAGTCGACGCCAAGAAGCAGCAGGCTTTAGCTGCGCTGCAGTCCGCCCTTGCCCTGCAGGCCACGGCTGACCGCGGCTCGCAGGAAGAAAATATTGCAACGCTGCATGCCAACTGGCAGGCTGTGAAAGCGCAGCAGGCGCTGGCGCAAAGCACTTACCAGCGCGGCGCCAAGCTGTTTCAGGAAGGCGTGATTTCACGCCAGCGCCGCGATGAGCTGCATGCCGCCGCTGTTTCAGCCGCCGGAATGACCGAAGCATCCTATCAGCAGTACGCCCGCGCCAAGCGCGGCAGCACGCCTGAGCAGAAATCCTCGGCAGACGCGCAAGTGGAAATTGCCAAAGCCGCCGTGGCCGAAGCCAATGCGCTGGAAGCGGAAACCAAACTGCTGGCGCCCATCCGCGGCACGGTATCAAAAACCTACGGCAAAGCCTCTGAACTGGTGGCAATGGGCGTGCCTGTAGTCAGCATTATTGAAGATGATGATTTATGGGTCAGCCTGAATGTGCGCGAAGACCAATATCAATCTGTCTATACAGCCAAAACCATGAACGGCTATATTCCCGCGCTAGGCCAAAACGCGGCCTTTGAAATCAAACATATTGATGCCGAAGGCGAATTCGCCACCATTAAAACCACACGCCAGACCGGCGGCTATGACATCCGCAGCTTTAAAGTCCATCTGGCGCCGGCGCAAGCCATTCCCGGCTTAAAAGCCGGCATGAGCGTGCTGTTTAAAGTCACAGAGGCGCAATAG
- a CDS encoding ABC transporter permease, translating to MLAGLLRELRYLLKHKWDLCLVTLAPLFIIIMFSSMFAQGKPEQLPIAVIDQDQSGLSRNIQRYLSLNHTLRIAETTDNQADAEYLLNQNKIWGYVHIPAGAEQRLVQAQDAQISIAFNQSYFSVGNTVSSAMLLSTVQAAADFGGQDYLENKIPYLDAPAPNVKISPLYNPGLNYEFYLEPYMIPAILHLLLCCCVAFSVGQELKFQTADQWLNQHSLLSALLSKNLAYILIFSAWTWLWMIWLIGIRGWFVSGHLWLILAAQILLYSAYAFLSSAIVLATKNLSKTFGFIAVYGGSSLSFAGVTLPLNNAPLFTKFWAHIIPYTPYAKLQTEQWVIGSPLSSSLQPFAVLLIYAALYFALAYAFLKKYAKGMQP from the coding sequence ATGCTGGCGGGCCTGCTGCGTGAACTGCGCTATCTGCTCAAGCATAAGTGGGACTTATGCCTGGTCACGCTGGCGCCTTTATTCATTATTATCATGTTCAGCAGCATGTTTGCGCAGGGCAAGCCTGAACAGCTGCCGATTGCGGTGATTGATCAGGACCAGAGCGGGCTCAGCAGGAATATTCAACGCTATTTAAGCCTGAACCATACGCTGCGGATTGCAGAAACTACGGATAATCAGGCCGATGCAGAATACCTGCTGAATCAGAATAAAATCTGGGGCTATGTGCATATCCCCGCAGGCGCGGAACAGCGCCTGGTGCAGGCCCAAGATGCGCAAATCAGCATCGCCTTCAATCAAAGCTACTTCAGCGTGGGCAATACAGTTTCCTCCGCCATGCTGCTGAGCACTGTGCAGGCAGCCGCAGATTTTGGCGGCCAGGACTATCTGGAAAATAAAATTCCCTATCTGGATGCGCCGGCGCCGAATGTCAAAATTTCCCCCTTATATAACCCCGGGCTGAATTATGAGTTCTATTTAGAACCGTATATGATTCCAGCCATACTGCATTTGCTGCTGTGCTGCTGCGTGGCTTTTTCTGTGGGGCAGGAACTGAAATTCCAAACTGCAGATCAATGGCTGAATCAGCACAGCCTGCTCAGCGCGCTATTGTCCAAAAATCTGGCCTATATTTTAATTTTCAGCGCTTGGACATGGCTGTGGATGATTTGGCTGATCGGCATCCGCGGCTGGTTCGTTTCCGGCCATTTATGGCTGATTCTGGCGGCGCAGATCCTGCTGTACAGCGCCTATGCCTTTCTCAGCAGCGCCATTGTGCTGGCGACAAAAAACCTCAGCAAAACCTTTGGCTTTATTGCCGTGTACGGCGGCTCGTCGCTGAGTTTCGCCGGCGTGACACTGCCGCTGAACAATGCGCCTCTGTTTACCAAATTCTGGGCGCATATTATCCCCTACACGCCTTATGCCAAGCTGCAGACTGAACAGTGGGTGATCGGCAGCCCGCTGTCCTCCTCGCTGCAGCCTTTTGCAGTCCTGCTGATTTATGCCGCGCTGTATTTTGCGCTGGCTTATGCCTTCCTGAAAAAATATGCCAAGGGGATGCAGCCATGA
- a CDS encoding ABC transporter permease, with amino-acid sequence MKQFFQSYLKTFKDIAANSSLLTTLILSVFMYSFFYPTAYQAQQAQALPIIIVDEEQSAVTSAIISQVANSPNVEIKAVTGNFAEAERMIQRQQADGILLLPENLSGSLRHGEAGGIGLYLSAANFLKTKQIGLGLAASIENALSEQAEKFGRLSHFSPALSIHQIPLFNALSGYGSYIFPAVAPLIIHQTIVLGLCMLLAGYREQQQWRPEPAEFWGIFFAIFTIGCLGCLYLFGFTFWLYDYPRGGNFTGMLIGVPVFISCVIGAAMLLASFLDMPERAGHLIVFTSIPLFLLSGAAWPHAAMPLWLQGLGEFLPSTQGIQMFIQLNQMGVPAAIVIPKLIYLSAFGAICLIWAYWRLKLKP; translated from the coding sequence ATGAAGCAGTTTTTCCAGTCTTACCTCAAAACTTTCAAAGACATCGCCGCCAATTCATCCCTGCTGACCACCTTGATTCTGTCAGTCTTCATGTACAGCTTTTTCTATCCGACCGCCTATCAGGCGCAGCAGGCGCAAGCCCTGCCGATTATCATTGTCGATGAAGAGCAAAGCGCAGTGACCTCGGCGATTATCAGCCAGGTCGCCAACAGCCCGAATGTGGAAATTAAAGCCGTGACCGGCAACTTTGCAGAAGCTGAGCGCATGATTCAGCGCCAGCAGGCCGATGGCATCCTGCTGCTGCCGGAAAATCTGTCCGGCAGCCTCCGCCATGGCGAAGCCGGCGGCATTGGGCTGTATCTGAGCGCAGCCAACTTCCTCAAAACCAAGCAGATTGGCCTTGGCCTTGCGGCCTCCATAGAAAATGCGCTGTCGGAGCAGGCGGAAAAATTCGGCCGCCTGTCGCATTTCTCCCCGGCCCTGTCCATTCACCAGATACCGCTGTTTAATGCATTATCCGGCTACGGCAGCTATATTTTTCCGGCGGTGGCGCCGCTGATCATTCATCAGACCATTGTGCTTGGCTTATGCATGCTGCTGGCGGGTTACCGCGAACAGCAGCAATGGCGCCCTGAACCGGCGGAGTTCTGGGGCATCTTTTTTGCTATTTTCACCATTGGTTGCTTAGGCTGCCTGTATTTATTCGGCTTCACCTTCTGGCTGTACGACTACCCGCGCGGCGGCAATTTTACCGGCATGCTGATTGGCGTGCCGGTTTTCATCAGCTGCGTGATTGGCGCAGCCATGCTGCTGGCTTCATTTCTGGACATGCCGGAGCGCGCAGGCCACCTGATTGTCTTTACCTCTATTCCGCTGTTTCTGCTGTCCGGCGCGGCATGGCCGCATGCCGCCATGCCGCTCTGGCTGCAGGGGCTGGGCGAATTTCTGCCCTCAACCCAAGGCATTCAAATGTTCATTCAGCTGAACCAAATGGGCGTGCCGGCTGCAATTGTCATTCCAAAGCTGATTTACCTGAGCGCCTTTGGCGCAATCTGCCTGATTTGGGCCTATTGGCGCTTAAAACTTAAACCATAG
- the gltP gene encoding glutamate/aspartate:proton symporter GltP has translation MKKIKISLAWQIVIALILGILLGSFLHYSPEYRDALVNNLLTPLGSIFINLIKMIVIPLVVSMLILGIANASHGTNVGKLGFKTILYFEIITTIAIIVGLVAANIFQPGAGIDMSSLTQVDISKYQETSHEVSQHSHGLIQTILSLIPSNFFAALTSGQMLPIIFFSVLFGIGLGSLAQETKQPLIHVLHAVSETMFKVTHMIMLFAPLGVFGLIAATVANFGFSSLLPLVKLALLVYGAIFFFIFIILGFVAKICGFSIWTIIKILKDELILSYSTASSETVLPRIMEKMEAYGAPKPITSFVIPIGYSFNLDGSTLYQSIAAIFIAQLYGIDLSLGQQVILVLTLMITSKGIAGVPGVSFVVLLATLGSVGIPLEGLAFIAGIDRILDMARTVLNVIGNALAVLVISKWEGQFDYEKQKNYNFKANDTL, from the coding sequence ATGAAAAAAATTAAGATAAGCCTTGCATGGCAAATCGTGATTGCGCTGATTTTAGGTATACTTTTAGGCTCTTTTCTCCACTATTCTCCTGAATACCGTGACGCCTTAGTAAATAATTTATTGACCCCGCTGGGTTCAATTTTTATTAACCTGATCAAAATGATCGTTATCCCGCTTGTGGTTTCAATGCTGATTTTAGGCATTGCAAACGCAAGCCACGGCACGAACGTCGGCAAGCTTGGTTTCAAAACCATCCTTTATTTTGAAATCATTACCACGATTGCCATTATTGTCGGCTTAGTCGCCGCCAATATCTTCCAGCCCGGCGCCGGCATCGACATGTCGAGCCTGACCCAGGTCGATATTTCAAAATATCAGGAAACCAGCCATGAAGTCAGCCAGCATTCGCATGGCCTGATTCAAACCATTCTGTCGCTGATTCCATCCAACTTTTTCGCCGCCCTGACCAGCGGGCAAATGCTGCCGATTATTTTCTTCTCGGTTTTATTCGGCATCGGCTTAGGCTCTTTGGCGCAGGAAACCAAGCAGCCGTTGATTCATGTGCTGCATGCGGTTTCTGAAACCATGTTCAAAGTGACGCACATGATTATGCTGTTTGCTCCTTTGGGGGTCTTCGGCTTAATCGCGGCTACGGTGGCAAACTTCGGCTTCAGCTCACTGCTGCCTTTGGTTAAATTGGCGCTGCTGGTATACGGCGCAATCTTCTTCTTCATCTTTATTATTTTAGGTTTTGTGGCCAAAATTTGCGGCTTCAGCATTTGGACTATTATTAAAATCTTAAAAGATGAGCTGATTCTGTCCTATTCAACCGCCAGCTCAGAAACTGTGCTGCCGCGGATTATGGAAAAAATGGAAGCTTACGGCGCGCCAAAGCCGATTACCAGCTTCGTGATTCCTATCGGCTATTCATTCAATTTGGATGGTTCAACGCTGTATCAGAGCATTGCGGCGATTTTCATTGCGCAGCTGTACGGCATTGACCTCAGCTTAGGCCAGCAGGTTATTCTTGTGCTGACGCTGATGATCACCTCCAAGGGGATTGCCGGTGTTCCAGGCGTGTCTTTTGTGGTGCTGCTGGCCACTTTAGGCAGTGTCGGCATTCCGCTGGAAGGCTTGGCGTTTATTGCCGGCATTGACCGGATTTTAGATATGGCGCGCACTGTGCTGAACGTCATCGGCAATGCTTTGGCGGTGCTGGTGATCAGCAAATGGGAAGGCCAGTTCGATTACGAAAAGCAGAAAAACTACAATTTCAAAGCCAATGATACTTTATAA
- a CDS encoding DUF3887 domain-containing protein: MKVKYAVLASVLALGGCDQLGKKAMDSLPDPSPQQAQAAQEAYDDLREQNFEQLMAHLEPELKAHFEENEKELHKFARGLPKEQFKTRKIVAKNIEKASNQPGKYTVTYEYGYAKNLVQYDVSFDKAGGSAKICDLNVSVFGEKVN; encoded by the coding sequence ATGAAAGTTAAATATGCGGTTTTAGCATCGGTTTTGGCTTTAGGCGGCTGCGATCAGCTTGGTAAAAAAGCCATGGATTCGCTGCCTGACCCCAGCCCTCAGCAGGCGCAGGCGGCGCAGGAAGCTTATGATGATTTGCGCGAGCAGAATTTTGAGCAGCTGATGGCGCATTTAGAGCCTGAGCTGAAAGCGCACTTTGAGGAAAATGAAAAAGAGCTGCATAAATTTGCGCGCGGCTTGCCGAAAGAGCAGTTCAAGACCAGAAAAATTGTGGCAAAGAATATTGAAAAGGCGTCCAATCAGCCGGGTAAATATACCGTGACCTATGAATACGGCTATGCCAAAAATTTGGTGCAGTATGATGTCAGCTTTGACAAAGCCGGCGGCAGTGCGAAAATCTGCGATCTGAACGTGTCAGTTTTTGGCGAAAAAGTGAATTGA
- the gyrA gene encoding DNA gyrase subunit A: protein MSVSEIRPIAIEDELKSSYLDYAMSVIVSRALPDVRDGLKPVHRRVLFAMHELGNDYNKAYKKSARVVGDVIGKYHPHGDFAVYETIVRMAQDFSLRYQLVDGQGNFGSVDGDSAAAMRYTEVRMRKLTHELLADLEKDTVEWEDNYDGSERIPQVMPTRVPNLLINGVTGIAVGMATNMAPHNMTEVVNACLAYANDPQISIEGLMEHISGPDFPTGGIIYGKSGIVDAYRTGKGRLHIRGKYHFEEDQKTGRTTIVFTEIPYQVNKAKTIERIAELVKEKKLEGISELRDESDKDGMRIAIDLKRGENAEVIVNNLFLNTQLENSFSINMVCLDNGQPKLMNLKDIIAAFIRHRQEVVTRRTMFELRKARERGHILEGLTVALANIDEIIETIKTSANPAEARERLQAGEWAAGGVAALLEKAGSVSIRPDEIEGEDPARPFGLAGGLYRLSPAQVGAILELRLHRLTGLEQDKLQAEYSEILAQIAELTAILNDFSRLMGVIKEELALILQQYGDARRTEIVESRIDFSREDLIPEEQVVLTVSKTGYAKTQPLSDYAAQRRGGRGKSATSMKEDDYIQHLIVTSNHATVLCFTNVGKVYRLKVFEVPQASRGAKGRPMVNLLPLEAEETITAILPVIDAPKKFKERLADFRSFVKANAAKLQENQIINAHYAELEAAFAELADGDDLSDALRVQLKQLGAELSAVDLDDEIIEEFAQQAEGVRKNFYVFMATKAGTIKRVELEQFSNVRSNGLRAIELNEEDTLIGVAITDGEQQIMLFSNEGKAIRFAETDVRAMGRSAKGVRGMRVTIGSAQAEEVDDADLEDDDADANFISRIVSLVVVPETGEVLCASANGYGKRTPVDDFPTKKRGGKGVIALKTSERNGELVGAVAIDASKELMLISDGGTLVRTRASEVAQTGRNAQGVRLIRLGENETLVGVEAIEAVEEDDELLNDASLAEASEAAADDAAAADEAEKETDLNGPEEG, encoded by the coding sequence ATGAGCGTATCGGAAATTAGACCGATTGCCATTGAGGATGAACTAAAGAGCTCATATCTCGATTATGCCATGAGCGTGATTGTGTCGCGCGCATTGCCGGATGTGCGAGATGGCCTGAAGCCTGTTCACCGCCGCGTGCTTTTCGCAATGCACGAATTAGGCAATGACTACAACAAAGCTTACAAAAAGTCTGCCCGTGTAGTCGGTGACGTGATCGGTAAATATCACCCGCATGGTGACTTCGCTGTTTATGAAACCATCGTCCGCATGGCGCAGGATTTCAGCCTGCGCTACCAGCTGGTAGACGGCCAAGGCAACTTCGGTTCTGTCGACGGCGACAGCGCGGCGGCGATGCGTTATACCGAAGTGCGCATGCGCAAGCTGACTCATGAGCTTTTGGCCGACTTGGAAAAAGACACGGTCGAATGGGAAGACAACTACGACGGTTCTGAGCGCATTCCGCAAGTCATGCCAACCCGCGTGCCGAACCTGCTGATTAACGGCGTAACCGGCATTGCGGTCGGCATGGCGACTAATATGGCGCCGCACAACATGACCGAAGTTGTGAATGCGTGCCTGGCCTATGCCAATGATCCGCAGATCAGCATTGAAGGCCTGATGGAGCATATTTCCGGCCCGGACTTCCCGACAGGCGGCATCATTTACGGCAAATCCGGCATTGTAGACGCATACCGCACCGGTAAAGGCCGCCTGCATATCCGCGGCAAGTATCATTTTGAAGAAGACCAGAAAACCGGCCGCACCACCATCGTTTTCACGGAAATTCCGTATCAGGTCAATAAAGCCAAGACCATTGAGCGCATTGCTGAACTGGTCAAAGAGAAAAAGCTGGAAGGCATCTCCGAGCTGCGCGATGAGTCTGATAAAGACGGTATGCGCATCGCCATTGACTTGAAGCGCGGCGAAAATGCTGAAGTCATTGTCAACAACCTGTTCTTAAATACTCAGCTGGAAAACTCCTTCAGCATCAACATGGTGTGCCTGGACAACGGCCAGCCGAAGCTGATGAACCTGAAAGACATCATTGCTGCCTTCATCCGCCACCGTCAGGAAGTAGTGACCCGCCGCACCATGTTCGAATTGCGTAAAGCGCGCGAACGCGGCCACATTCTGGAAGGCTTGACGGTTGCGCTGGCTAATATTGATGAGATTATTGAAACCATCAAAACCTCCGCCAACCCGGCCGAAGCGCGCGAGCGCCTGCAGGCGGGCGAGTGGGCAGCCGGCGGCGTTGCGGCGTTGCTTGAAAAAGCCGGTTCAGTATCCATCCGTCCGGATGAAATTGAAGGTGAAGATCCAGCGCGCCCGTTTGGCTTGGCTGGCGGCCTCTACCGCTTGTCTCCTGCGCAGGTGGGCGCGATTCTTGAATTGCGCCTGCACCGCCTGACTGGCCTTGAACAGGACAAGCTGCAGGCTGAATATTCAGAAATTCTGGCTCAGATTGCTGAACTTACGGCTATTTTGAATGACTTCAGCCGCCTGATGGGCGTAATCAAGGAAGAATTGGCCTTGATTCTGCAGCAGTACGGCGATGCGCGCCGCACCGAAATTGTTGAATCCCGCATTGACTTCTCGCGTGAAGATTTAATTCCGGAAGAGCAGGTGGTGCTGACAGTTTCGAAAACCGGCTATGCGAAAACCCAGCCGCTTTCGGACTATGCAGCCCAGCGCCGCGGCGGCCGCGGCAAGTCTGCGACCTCAATGAAAGAAGATGACTACATCCAGCATTTGATTGTGACTTCAAACCATGCAACGGTGCTGTGCTTTACCAATGTCGGCAAAGTGTACCGCCTGAAAGTGTTTGAAGTGCCGCAGGCGTCACGCGGTGCCAAAGGCCGTCCAATGGTCAATCTGCTTCCTTTAGAGGCGGAAGAAACCATTACTGCGATTCTGCCGGTGATTGATGCGCCGAAGAAATTCAAAGAGCGTCTGGCTGATTTCCGCAGTTTCGTGAAGGCCAATGCCGCCAAGCTGCAGGAAAATCAAATCATCAATGCGCACTATGCTGAGCTTGAAGCTGCATTTGCTGAGCTGGCTGATGGCGATGACCTGTCCGACGCGCTGCGCGTTCAGCTGAAACAGCTGGGTGCTGAACTTTCTGCTGTGGATCTGGATGATGAAATCATTGAAGAATTCGCGCAGCAGGCTGAAGGCGTGCGTAAGAACTTCTATGTCTTTATGGCGACGAAAGCAGGCACAATCAAGCGCGTTGAGCTGGAGCAGTTCAGCAATGTGCGTTCCAACGGCTTGCGCGCCATTGAGCTGAATGAAGAAGACACCCTGATTGGCGTGGCGATTACAGACGGCGAGCAGCAGATCATGCTGTTCTCGAATGAAGGCAAGGCCATCCGCTTTGCTGAAACCGATGTGCGCGCGATGGGCCGTTCGGCCAAAGGCGTGCGCGGCATGCGCGTCACCATTGGTTCGGCGCAGGCTGAAGAAGTGGATGATGCAGATTTGGAAGATGATGATGCAGATGCGAACTTCATCAGCCGCATTGTTTCGCTGGTGGTGGTGCCTGAAACCGGCGAAGTGCTGTGCGCTTCTGCAAACGGCTACGGCAAGCGCACCCCGGTGGATGACTTCCCGACCAAAAAGCGCGGTGGTAAAGGCGTGATTGCGCTGAAGACCTCAGAGCGCAACGGCGAGCTGGTTGGCGCAGTGGCGATTGATGCATCGAAAGAGCTGATGCTGATTTCTGATGGCGGCACCTTAGTGCGCACCCGCGCTTCAGAAGTTGCGCAGACCGGCCGTAATGCCCAAGGCGTGCGTTTAATCCGCTTAGGTGAAAACGAAACGCTGGTGGGTGTAGAAGCCATTGAAGCAGTTGAAGAAGATGATGAATTGCTGAATGATGCATCCTTGGCGGAAGCATCTGAAGCGGCTGCGGATGATGCAGCAGCTGCAGATGAAGCTGAAAAAGAAACAGATCTGAACGGGCCGGAAGAAGGTTAA
- a CDS encoding DinB family protein has translation MPYSFKNHYLMFAHYNQWANAELYAAIQALSPEQLQQDCGAYFKSIIQMINHLYVGDVLWFERICGLKPSGYALDDMPYPDAGELIQARKAHDLRLLAYVQSLDEAEFAQEIRYIRRDQAYHEPLAEILAHVFNHQSHHRGQLHSMVYRLTGISLELDLIFFQRAHAALYRAASPSV, from the coding sequence ATGCCTTACAGCTTTAAAAATCATTATTTAATGTTTGCGCACTACAACCAGTGGGCGAATGCGGAGTTATACGCCGCCATACAGGCATTAAGTCCTGAGCAGCTGCAGCAGGACTGCGGCGCTTATTTTAAAAGCATTATTCAAATGATTAATCATCTGTATGTGGGCGATGTGCTGTGGTTTGAGCGCATATGCGGCCTTAAGCCGTCTGGCTATGCGCTGGATGACATGCCGTACCCTGATGCCGGGGAGTTGATTCAGGCGCGCAAAGCGCACGACCTGCGCCTGCTGGCCTATGTTCAGTCGCTGGATGAAGCGGAGTTTGCGCAGGAGATCCGCTATATCCGCCGTGATCAGGCCTATCATGAGCCTTTGGCCGAAATACTGGCGCATGTGTTCAATCATCAAAGCCATCACCGCGGGCAGCTGCACAGCATGGTTTACCGGCTGACTGGAATCTCCCTGGAGCTGGATTTAATTTTTTTCCAAAGGGCGCATGCGGCGCTGTACCGCGCGGCCAGCCCTTCAGTCTGA
- a CDS encoding FAD-binding protein, producing MSILVIAEHDNKALNGATLNVVAAAQKIGGDITVLVAGSGAQAVADQAAKVAGVSKVLLADDAAYANQLAENVAKLVASIGAGYSHILAASTTTGKNILPRAAALLDVSMITDIIAVDSANTFKRPIYAGNAIATVQSGEAIVAATVRGTAFDAVAAEGGSAAVEALASQGDAGISKFISEEIVKSERPELTAARIVVSGGRGVGSGENYHTVLDPLADKLGAAQGASRAAVDAGFVPNDMQVGQTGKIVAPDLYIAVGISGAIQHLAGMKDSKVIVAINKDEEAPINAVADYWLVGDLNTVVPELVSKI from the coding sequence ATGAGTATTTTAGTTATCGCTGAGCACGACAATAAAGCGCTGAACGGCGCAACTTTAAACGTTGTGGCAGCAGCTCAAAAAATCGGTGGCGATATCACTGTATTGGTTGCGGGTTCTGGCGCGCAGGCGGTTGCTGACCAGGCGGCTAAAGTTGCCGGCGTAAGCAAAGTGCTGCTTGCGGACGACGCTGCTTATGCAAACCAATTGGCTGAAAATGTTGCTAAATTAGTTGCTTCAATCGGTGCGGGTTATTCTCACATCCTTGCAGCTTCTACCACGACAGGCAAAAACATTTTGCCGCGCGCTGCTGCGCTGCTTGATGTCAGCATGATCACTGACATTATTGCGGTTGACTCAGCAAATACTTTCAAGCGTCCAATTTACGCAGGCAATGCGATTGCGACTGTGCAGTCTGGCGAAGCGATTGTTGCTGCGACTGTGCGCGGTACAGCATTCGATGCAGTTGCTGCTGAAGGCGGTTCTGCTGCGGTTGAAGCTTTAGCTTCTCAAGGCGATGCTGGCATTTCCAAGTTCATTTCTGAAGAAATCGTGAAATCAGAGCGTCCTGAATTGACTGCTGCGCGCATTGTTGTATCTGGCGGCCGCGGTGTGGGTTCAGGCGAGAACTACCACACTGTGCTTGATCCGCTGGCGGACAAGCTGGGCGCAGCTCAAGGCGCTTCACGCGCTGCGGTAGATGCAGGCTTCGTTCCTAACGACATGCAGGTTGGCCAAACCGGTAAAATCGTTGCGCCTGACCTGTACATCGCTGTCGGCATTTCCGGCGCGATCCAGCACTTGGCGGGCATGAAGGATTCTAAAGTGATCGTTGCGATCAACAAAGATGAAGAAGCGCCAATTAATGCGGTTGCTGACTACTGGTTAGTTGGTGACTTGAACACTGTCGTTCCGGAATTGGTTTCTAAAATCTAA
- a CDS encoding electron transfer flavoprotein subunit beta/FixA family protein, whose translation MKALVAVKRVVDANVKVRVKPDNSGVDLTNVKMSINPFCEIAVEEAVRLKEKGTVSEIVVVSIGPKEAQEQIRSAMALGADRGILVEADDSQLGALEIAKILKGVADAEQPQLILLGKQAIDDDSNQVGQMLGALLGAGQGTFASEVKVDGDKVQVTREIDGGLQTVELTLPAIITTDLRLNEPRYAALPNIMKARKKPLDAKSPADYGVNPATKLKTVKVEAPAERKAGVQVKSVDELVEKLKNEAKVI comes from the coding sequence ATGAAGGCTCTTGTTGCTGTAAAACGTGTGGTTGATGCCAACGTTAAAGTCCGTGTTAAACCGGACAACAGTGGGGTTGACCTTACTAACGTTAAGATGTCAATCAACCCATTCTGTGAAATCGCAGTGGAAGAAGCGGTTCGCTTAAAAGAAAAAGGAACTGTTTCAGAAATCGTTGTTGTTTCTATTGGTCCTAAAGAAGCTCAAGAACAAATCCGTTCGGCAATGGCGCTTGGCGCAGACCGCGGCATTTTAGTTGAAGCGGATGACAGCCAGCTGGGCGCTTTGGAAATTGCGAAAATTCTGAAAGGCGTTGCAGACGCTGAACAGCCTCAGCTGATCCTTCTTGGCAAGCAGGCGATTGATGACGACTCAAACCAAGTCGGCCAAATGCTGGGCGCGCTTCTTGGCGCAGGCCAAGGCACTTTCGCTTCAGAAGTGAAAGTAGATGGCGATAAAGTGCAAGTGACCCGTGAAATTGACGGCGGCTTGCAGACTGTTGAACTTACACTTCCAGCAATCATCACCACTGACTTGCGTTTGAATGAGCCGCGCTACGCTGCGCTTCCAAACATCATGAAAGCGCGCAAAAAGCCGCTGGATGCGAAGTCACCTGCTGATTACGGCGTTAATCCTGCAACTAAGCTTAAAACTGTTAAAGTTGAAGCGCCTGCAGAACGCAAAGCTGGCGTACAAGTGAAATCTGTTGATGAGCTTGTAGAAAAATTGAAAAACGAAGCGAAAGTGATCTAA